From one Plasmodium malariae genome assembly, chromosome: 12 genomic stretch:
- the PmUG01_12013600 gene encoding conserved Plasmodium protein, unknown function, which yields MNEQCYILPGEFGVVVQVIIGFVSLSILLTKFILEKPRRTFVKFIKDVIVILCGSTTLHFVNIFLCIFIFQYHILSYISKIDMDECSIYFIQIIIDASVGLYLEYKIFSLFKFLKFRKEYLYNNSSLSVYKPVDALSHYSSFVKFANNNNVQKYDDNKSNSNDDNRNNRVLFIGTYSSNLKEYVREENSSTFSSNNSKNEKGKDNNNNNKEVYENKIFKENYIFNTDNIVHNCTTYDEAGHAEQADDKVSRQHVEYDEKYGGHDKYEKYGGGNYEDYKNELKLLTDELQDEDVHIELNENMQFNEDEIIIYENKNSDMPKHFEEKYIDLNLFQSVLLWISVILTAKSISLLLFFLFSPIFNILVLHSVAHISDMRYKLLVVMIIVPFFFNFIIYFFTDCIIKRQYPHGNVSNDKI from the coding sequence atgaacgagcaatgttatatattaccAGGAGAATTTGGTGTAGTTGTTCAGGTTATTATTGGGTTTGTGTCATTGAGTATATTACTaactaaatttattttgGAGAAACCTAGAAGAACATTTGTCAAATTCATAAAAGATGTAATTGTTATATTATGTGGATCAACAACACttcattttgttaatatatttttatgtatatttatttttcaatatcatattttatcatatataagcAAAATTGATATGGATGAGtgttctatatattttattcagaTTATAATTGATGCAAGCGTAGGTTTATATTtggaatataaaatattttcattatttaaattctTGAAATTTAGAAaggaatatttatataataattccaGCTTATCTGTTTATAAGCCCGTTGATGCACTATCGCATTATTCttcttttgtaaaatttgCAAACAATAATAACGTACAGAaatatgatgataataaGAGTAATAGTAATGATGACAACAGGAATAACCGTGTACTATTTATTGGAACATATTCATCTAATTTAAAGGAGTATGTAAGAGAAGAAAATAGTAGCACCTTCAGCtcaaataattcaaaaaatgaaaaaggtaaagataataataataataataaggaagtatatgaaaataaaatatttaaggaaAACTACATTTTTAACACTGATAATATTGTTCATAATTGTACTACATATGACGAGGCAGGACACGCAGAACAAGCAGATGATAAGGTTTCAAGACAACACGTAGaatatgatgaaaaatatgGTGGACATGATAAATATGAGAAATATGGTGGTGGAAATTATGaagattataaaaatgaactgAAATTGCTAACGGATGAACTCCAAGATGAAGATGTCCATAtagaattaaatgaaaatatgcaATTTAATGAAgatgaaataattatatatgaaaataaaaattcagaTATGCCCAAACACTTTGAAGAGAAATATATAGACTTGAATTTATTTCAAAGTGTACTTTTATGGATATCTGTAATTTTAACGGCAAAAAGTATATcattacttcttttttttcttttttcaccAATCTTTAATATACTTGTCCTACATTCAGTAGCACATATTAGTGATATGCGATATAAACTTCTAGTAGTAATGATTATAGTACCattctttttcaattttatcatatatttctttactGATTGCATAATTAAAAGACAATATCCACATGGGAATGTAAGTAACGACAAgatataa
- the PmUG01_12013700 gene encoding conserved Plasmodium protein, unknown function, translated as MNLFFLLCFSFPFFLNSKIKCIYSYSFTTESSCFKNVWKKLKGLFVDKEVEKERNIITYNFIKHNSYSSSRYRSSDYRSSDFSSSEYSSNDYRSSDYRSSDSHNEKYYLDGKGKWGRIGFEVRHVNRLIYINNFKTYILSAYIPYIYMSVRDIYIVLKKIKELNFNTVYTFLFWPENEYLEDHYDISNSKLFYLLNFCASNGLFVILDIGPFINNIYNSNIPPYVLFNKKVNDYINNIYIKKRKKKIKEYFPCNLWKERTKLSLNDFLNNMKRQNLERVIDKKKILYSKGEYSYNNIYSLYYFQRVIKWFNYILPKLKKYTNINNGPVIYINIDKTFDNYYMYIIIDLKRKGYFQNICNLENYYNNSESSSTSSHSSTSSYSSTSSISPSSLLTCVVNFFKRIRRSYILTVGYFLYVRFNRYIRAINEYELGLIYVNEINKLVQKHFSKINILTTNYPYIKDDFINSYAGNNCYNHFLNNNWFDNECIKLNKPCIWSQVWTGAKYSIHNVNSINTFRTKFTDPTTYELAAWSSMEAPSSVDTLDPISSRVVSESTNERDKHVKPDGGKVQSEEKKVSEPFNTLCKDDKERKRPMDVINNHTDGVQIESEEREEEEEEEGVHADSDSNGQEGHKTDNKREKVISNKSGKVGNVDKVGEISVGLKKAKSSYNNYIGHIRNFKDLTFNILIFLAKGGVFINIFPFYSGSNINNTHTYLEHYSKETGQPLDVYFNQKEPLYSHIKKIFKFLYKYGHYLLKYEHYVSHIKISANIEMYDYDVIKIICNHNIKGSSFVKIGHINYNINSFSCIIYNEYKKKVIYDTSFNYNYEFSYINKKESYAPIDKYLYSFDVVNAGPLMCLREEDEHENEKEDDDNEGKKKKKKKKNYGKTSLMSKNIIKHMNIFPNFFPNNHLHSVYEINVLNHFYVTLDISKFHWYIISLKDKVNYVKLFLSNYSLYVYVFADNNFIYAGFNEYKYVEIVNAKNIYIICANLGLGFPNQDIRTDFLHHINLNQLKNDYHFFNNENSHNNMKKKNENSKSTGQRGNSGLNAQKHEHTHTHTEIHTHRDIHINTRAQNEKWKKKEKKKNNIMNSSGENPKINEKRKNENNGVVNNEKSENGKEVEPEVELNVETQEDGGKDWGKNLSKDNKNKKNDNNIFADLIYGMNDTSKICANENCGGGMFDENEQSMHNYYENESTNTYIYIVTRNDYDIYNCVGVSGEIIKNEKNLDIYKKMYNMVDYSFIKFYLKNKTFNSFEKSKASKNGSQKNTGNSKDIQINVESKGKNVHQEENNKNSRVTNKCNTNNMDYKILGYNNIISESPLSNKKNEMKNITKAFLKMCKSSFFFSFFFNKIKYYCKTGIFKYLNRFSKVNKNTINLPLTWYTLLFFIKNVDFIRSKYSLKLSAYDIETNKIDGLFRGFVYINNHILGSFWITDDRESYENEINEEIKFEKIKKRKKGKKKFLNNENLVNIPLTRYMRIPTDWLVEGTNVVIIFDEYGGNPYKVEIVREVLHGGVYSLTKKEKYVNWLLFLFILCFIIFITYFFFKALHNHFKTKEEKEKNKQNYQNIIENIITHNIYVSSSYDDATEDTNTENIQNVSDFLES; from the coding sequence AtgaaccttttttttttactatgtttttcattccctttttttttaaattcaaaaataaaatgcatttattcatattctTTTACAACGGAGAGCAGctgttttaaaaatgtgtGGAAGAAGTTGAAGGGATTGTTTGTAGACAAGGAAGTGGAGAAGGAAAGGAACATAATAacgtataattttataaagcACAATAGTTATAGCAGTAGCCGTTATCGTAGTAGTGATTATCGTAGTAGTGATTTTAGCAGTAGTGAATATAGCAGTAATGATTATAGAAGTAGTGATTATAGAAGTAGTGATAGTCATAATGAAAAGTATTACCTAGATGGTAAAGGTAAATGGGGGAGAATAGGATTCGAAGTAAGGCACGTAAATCggttaatttatattaacaattttaaaacGTACATATTAAGTGCATACATTCCGTATATCTATATGAGTGTTAGAGATATCTATAtcgttttaaaaaaaataaaagaattaaatttCAATACAGTGTACACTTTTTTATTCTGGCcagaaaatgaatatttagaAGACCATTATGATATTAGTAATTCTAAacttttctatttattaaatttttgtgCGTCTAATGGACTGTTTGTTATATTAGATATAGGACCATTTATAAACAACATTTACAATTCTAATATACCTCCGTacgttttatttaataaaaaagttaatgattatattaataatatatatatcaaaaagagaaaaaaaaaaattaaagaatatttcCCATGCAACTTGTGGAAAGAGAGAACAAAATTATCTTTAAATGATTTTTTGAACAATATGAAAAGACAAAACTTAGAGAGAGTAAtagataaaaagaaaattttatatagtaaAGGAGAATACTCATACAATAACATTTACagcttatattattttcaaaggGTTATAAAATGGTTTAACTACATTTTACcaaagttaaaaaaatatacgaatataaataatgggccagttatttatatcaatataGACAAAACGTTTGATAactattatatgtatattataattgaTTTGAAGAGAAAGGggtattttcaaaatatttgcaACTTggaaaattattacaataattCTGAGTCTTCTTCCACCTCATCCCATTCATCCACCTCATCCTATTCATCCACATCATCCATTTCTCCCTCTTCTCTTTTAACATGTGTAgtgaatttttttaaaagaataagaagaagttatatattaacgGTAGGCTATTTTTTATACGTACGAtttaatagatatattaGAGCTATTAATGAATATGAATTAGGGTTAATATACGTTAACGAAATTAACAAATTAGTTCAAAAACATTtcagtaaaataaatatattaacaacaAATTATCCTTATATTAAGGATGACTTCATTAATTCTTATGCAGGTAATAACTgttataatcattttttaaataataattggtTTGATAATGAATgcataaaattaaacaaacCTTGCATATGGTCTCAAGTTTGGACAGGTGCAAAATATAGCATACATAATGTTAACTCCATAAATACTTTCAGGACAAAATTTACGGATCCAACTACCTACGAGTTGGCAGCATGGTCATCAATGGAAGCACCATCATCCGTGGATACATTGGACCCCATATCATCACGTGTTGTTAGTGAATCTACGAATGAAAGAGATAAACATGTAAAACCAGATGGGGGCAAAGTTCAGAgtgaagagaaaaaagttAGTGAGCCCTTCAATACATTATGTAAGGATGATAAGGAGAGAAAACGTCCGATGGATGTTATCAACAATCATACGGATGGGGTACAAATCGAGTCGGAGGAAAGagaggaagaagaggaagaggaaGGAGTGCATGCTGATAGTGATAGTAATGGTCAGGAGGGTCATAAGACAGATAATAAACGGGAAAAAGTGATATCAAACAAATCGGGAAAAGTAGGCAACGTAGACAAAGTAGGAGAAATAAGTGTTGGCCTAAAAAAGGCGAAGAGttcttataataattatataggACATATCCGGAACTTCAAAGATTTAACATTcaacattttaatatttttagcGAAAGGTGGTGTGTTCATAAACATCTTCCCCTTTTATAGTGGgagtaatataaataacacaCACACTTATTTAGAACATTATAGCAAAGAAACAGGTCAACCGTTggatgtatattttaatcaAAAAGAACCTTTATATtctcatattaaaaaaatttttaaatttctttataaatatggtcattatttattaaaatatgaacattATGTGAGTCATATAAAAATCTCAGCAAATATAGAAATGTATGATTATGatgttattaaaataatttgtaatCATAATATTAAAGGAAGTAGTTTTGTTAAAATTGGTCATAtcaattataatattaacagtTTTAgctgtattatatataatgaatataagaaaaaagtaatttatgATACatcttttaattataattatgaattttcctacataaataaaaaggaatcCTATGCTCCTATtgacaaatatttatattcgtTTGATGTTGTAAATGCAGGACCTTTAATGTGCTTAAGAGAAGAAGACGAGCATGAAAATGAGAAAGAGGATGATGATAatgagggaaaaaaaaaaaaaaaaaaaaaaaaaaattatggaaaaaCTAGTTTAAtgtcaaaaaatattattaagcatatgaacatttttccgaatttttttccaaataatCATTTACATTCAGTTTACGAAATAAATGTGctaaatcatttttatgtaaccttagatatttcaaaatttcaTTGGTACATAATATCATTGAAGGATAAAGTGAACTATGTGAAATTATTCCTGAGTAATTATagcttatatgtatatgtatttgccgacaataattttatatatgcaggATTTAATGAGTATAAATATGTTGAAATAGTAAAtgctaaaaatatttatataatttgtgcTAATTTAGGTTTGGGTTTTCCTAACCAAGATATTCGAACGGATTTTCTCCATCACATCAATTTAaatcaattaaaaaatgattatcatttttttaataatgaaaacagCCATaataacatgaaaaaaaagaatgaaaattCTAAGTCGACTGGGCAAAGAGGCAACAGTGGCTTGAATGCGCAGAAACACgaacacacacacacacacacagaaatacatacacacagagatatacacataaacacACGAGCACAGAATGAGaagtggaaaaaaaaagaaaaaaaaaagaacaatatCATGAACAGTTCAGGTGAAAAtccaaaaataaatgaaaaaagaaaaaatgaaaataacgGAGTTgtgaataatgaaaaaagtgaaaaCGGGAAAGAAGTCGAACCAGAAGTAGAACTGAATGTGGAGACGCAAGAAGATGGTGGGAAGGACTGGggaaaaaatttaagcaaggataataaaaataagaagaatgataacaatatatttgCGGATTTGATATATGGCATGAATGATACTTCAAAAATATGTGCGAATGAAAACTGTGGTGGTGGTATGTTTGATGAAAATGAACAAAGCatgcataattattatgagaATGAAAGTACaaacacgtatatatatattgttacgAGAAAtgattatgatatatataactgtGTTGGTGTAAGTggagaaataataaagaatgagaaaaatttagatatatataaaaagatgtATAATATGGTTGATTatagttttattaaattttatttaaagaataaaacaTTCAATTCTTTTGAGAAGAGTAAGGCAAGTAAAAATGgttcacaaaaaaatactGGAAATAGTAAGGATATTCAAATAAACGTCGAAAGCAAGGGTAAAAATGTTCATCAGGaagaaaataacaaaaatagtAGGGTTACCAATAAATGTAATACTAACAATATGGATTACAAAATTTTAggttataataatatcatttcTGAATCTCCATTGtccaataaaaaaaatgaaatgaaaaatattacgaaagcatttttaaaaatgtgtaaatcaagtttttttttttcctttttttttaataaaataaaatattattgtaaaactggtatatttaaatatttaaatagatTTAGTaaggtaaataaaaataccaTAAATTTACCCCTAACTTGgtatactttattattttttattaaaaatgtcgATTTTATAAGATCTAAATACTCTTTAAAATTATCTGCTTATGATATcgaaacaaataaaatagatgGACTATTTAGAGGgtttgtttatattaataatcatatattagGCAGTTTTTGGATAACGGACGATAGAGAAAGctatgaaaatgaaataaatgaagaaataaaatttgaaaaaataaaaaaaagaaaaaaaggaaaaaagaaatttttaaataatgaaaatttggTTAATATACCGTTAACAAGATATATGAGAATACCAACAGACTGGTTAGTTGAAGGAACAAATGTTGTCATAATTTTTGATGAATATGGAGGTAATCCATACAAAGTAGAAATAGTTAGGGAAGTGTTACATGGTGGTGTATATAGTTTAACTAAGAAAGAGAAATATGTTAATTggcttttatttctttttattttatgttttattatttttattacttactttttttttaaggcaTTACATAATCACTTTAAGACTAAGGaagaaaaggagaaaaacaaacaaaattaccaaaatattattgaaaatattataacacataatatttatgtaagtAGTTCATACGATGATGCTACTGAAGATACGAATACtgaaaatattcaaaatgtaAGCGACTTTTTGgaatcataa
- the PmUG01_12013800 gene encoding conserved protein, unknown function, with protein sequence MKYTVVRIKAELENVKNLFCDDDFLWTFNIRDSSSSLTRENIQFRKTDELSIPNSRGTANFLVKWTEYPKYSTINFVETKNACSYGEDVSNEWHDFASFECRGIEIVEFIPTNNFIVEDIKGKIYYDVNLSDLNWCDYNQDHEMCVGIYNFEYEIN encoded by the exons atgaaatacaCAGTTGTTCGTATCAAAGCTGAGTTGGAAAACGTTAAAAACTTATTCTGTGATGACGACTTTTTATGGACGTttaata TAAGGGATAGCTCCTCATCCTTAACAAGggaaaatatacaatttagAAAAACGGATGAACTAAGTATACCTAACAGTAGAGG AACAGCTAATTTCTTAGTTAAGTGGACAGAGTATCCCAAGTACTCAACCATCAATTTTGTAGAA ACAAAAAATGCTTGCTCATATGGTGAAGATGTTAGCAACGAATGGCACGACTTTGCTAGTTTTGAATGCAGAGG aatagaAATTGTTGAGTTTATCCCaactaataattttatcgtagaagatataaaaggaaaaatatattatgatgTAAATTTATCTGATCTAAATTGGTGTGATTACAATCAG gATCATGAAATGTGCGTAGGGATATATAATTTCGAATATGAAATTAATTAG